One segment of Toxoplasma gondii ME49 chromosome VI, whole genome shotgun sequence DNA contains the following:
- a CDS encoding peptidyl-prolyl cis-trans isomerase (encoded by transcript TGME49_241830) yields MSEVYVHEPSTRGKVVLHTSLGDLDVELWARECPLACRNFVQLCLEGYYVNTIFHRVVKDFIVQGGDPTGTGRGGADTTFDGKPFDVETHPRLKFRYRGLVGVANLGRSSKDAENDERGRSLGTNGNQFFITLARADVLNNAYTLFGKVTGHTLYNLMKFNDLEVGKEDRPMTPPFIKSVDVLWNPFEDLVPRRLPDAPPAQKDERKRARAAGGRTTEGRARSQGSALREEEAEAARAKLRKADKKLLSFGDEEEGSTPETGKKLSAHDLLDDPHLLRDSWKPDREGERERAEDDEEELEWQEEQKARETGPSVLEGVRARLAALSSRSEPPTGDGQRQRRDRSRGYEGRDSACSSDSDSEGAERRKAKRGRRSDSDDERRTHVDALRLRTGVGSALQGSHADRNKMENSDLMTEAEKRRQFFLLKKKDKGEQRRQDTTMQKLEMFTAQLRRLRTSAAPANGFRETVSRGGVSASSRPGEDKRSQAEAGTLNALLPDLDEEVDESDGSWLNNGGLKFAVDSARAYELDEARAAASVVVFDPLKGMSDEVKRQRAANRRREQGRTNENGMREVPKW; encoded by the exons ATGTCTGAGGTGTACGTGCACGAGCCGTCGACGCGGGGCAAGGTAGTTTTGCACACTTCGTTGGGGGATTTGGACGTCGAGCTTTGGGCGCGGGAGTGTCCGCTCGCATGCAGGAACTTTGTGCAGCTCTGCCTGGAGGGGTACTACGTGAACACAATTTTCCACCGAGTTGTTAAGGACTTTATCGTCCAGGGAGGCGACCCCACGGGAACAGGTCGCGGCGGCGCCGACACGACGTTCGATGGCAAGCCGTTCGATGTCGAGACGCATCCCCGCCTGAAGTTCCGCTACCGGGGGTTGGTGGGGGTTGCCAACTTGGGTCGTTCGTCGAAGGATGCCGAGAACGACGAGCGAGGCCGGAGCCTGGGGACGAACGGGAACCAGTTCTTCATCACGCTGGCGCGCGCGGACGTCTTGAACAACGCGTACACACTCTTCGGCAAAGTCACTGGACACACTCTGTACAACTTGATGAAGTTCAACGACCTGGAAGTCGGCAAGGAAGACCGGCCCATGACTCCGCCATTCATCAAAAGCGTGGATGTTCTCTGGAACCCCTTTGAAGACCTGGTGCCTCGCAGGTTGCCGGACGCACCGCCGGCGCAGAAGGACGAACGGAAACGTGCACGAGCAGCTGGCGGTCGCACAACCGAAGGTCGAGCCAGATCTCAAGGCAGCGCactgcgagaagaagaggccgagGCGGCGCGAGCGAAACTGCGAAAAGCCGACAAGAAacttctctccttcggcgATGAGGAAGAGGGGTCCACGCCGGAGACTGGAAAGAAACTCAGCGCCCACGACCTGCTGGACGACCCCCATCTCCTTCGAGATAGCTGGAAGCcggacagagaaggcgaacgagagcgagcagaagacgacgaagaagagctggagtggcaggaagaacagaaagcaaGGGAGACCGGTCCCAGTGTGCTGGAGGGGGTTCGCGCGCGCCTCGCTGCTCTGTCCTCTCGCAGTGAACCTCCGACAGGAGACGGACAGCgtcagaggagagacagaagcagaggatacgaaggaagagactcAGCTTGCTCTTCCGACAGCGACAGTgagggagcagagagacgaaaggcgaAACGGGGGCGAcgcagcgacagcgacgacgagagaagaacgcacgTCGACGCTCTGCGCCTGCGCACTGGCGTCGGCAGCGCTCTCCAGGGCTCGCATGCAGATCGCAACAAAATGGAAAACAGCGACCTCATgacggaggcggagaagcgcAGACAATTCTTTCttttgaagaagaaagacaagggaGAGCAAAGACGACAAGATACCACCATGCAGAAACTCGAAATGTTCACTGCTCAG ctgcGCCGGCTCCGAACTTCGGCGGCGCCTGCGAACGGGTTTAGGGAGACAGTCTCGAGGGGCGgcgtgtctgcgtcttcgagGCCCGGTGAAGACAAGAGATCGCAGGCAGAGGCTGGCACTTTGAACGCGTTGCTTCCTGATTTAGACGAGGAAGTGGACGAAAGCGATGGCTCTTGGCTCAACAACGGTGGGCTAAAATTCGCAGTCGACAGTGCCCGAGCCTACGAGCTCGACGAGGCACGAGCTGCTGCCTCTGTAGTCGTCTTCGATCCTCTCAAGGGCATGAGTGACGAAGTGAAGAGGCAACGTGCAGCCAACAGAAGGCGGGAACAAGGCAGAACCAACGAAAATGGCATGCGAGAGGTTCCGAAATGGTGA
- a CDS encoding hypothetical protein (encoded by transcript TGME49_241840): MSADVSGTPAVPASFIASAVAEKEEEKQSPPSAFQIRTNSGVPALGMSQTAGASVGSNGASGVSDIGLLRDEAASGPADPRSFGAVTRDRTVGVASDAAPLASATGATEVVKIKVVIYGGQNMDGKKLYCKFYHGSCKHKTSTAVARRNPEWKEWFSITHLVNKQSPILRIEIWGGGFLGKEVKGFCDVDLSPVLHDHVLIDGLYDVRGCGGQLRVKLINMDLLPRWERTIAAEAALHAIGEEDPEGVLALMVDDVKRMFPAVPYKEIALTLRAHDWRRAFATNELKITGAKRAQTTANVRKQRYIDVGDPGEGCVALGLGADVGGKHESFMERKKRQQIREVAKMLPDVDLDEIEHTLRTNNWNVCGAVDELILAHRETDMPTEKKGDGVRITRLDTTAQAGGFVALEQHKGSLEVRHSSALPPQRAGVGEKRFRQRVMMFEKEKDNQSGSV; the protein is encoded by the exons ATGTCGGCAGACGTCAGCGGAACGCCGGCGGTCCCGGCGTCGTTCATCGCGTCTGCGGtcgcggagaaggaggaagagaagcaatCGCCTCCGTCGGCGTTCCAGATTCGCACGAACTCGGGCGTTCCGGCGCTGGGCATGTCGCAGACTGCTGGCGCGAGCGTGGGCTCAAACGGAGCGTCCGGTGTCTCCGACATCGGTCTGTTGCGCGATGAAGCGGCTTCTGGCCCAGCAGACCCGCGCTCCTTTGGGGCGGTGACCCGCGACCGAACCGTGGGGGTGGCCTCGGACGCCGCGCCCCTCGCGTCTGCGACAGGTGCAACTGAAGTGGTGAAGATCAAGGTGGTGATTTACGGGGGCCAAAATATGGACGGGAAGAAGTTGTATTGCAAGTTCTACCACGGCAGCTGCAAACACAAGACGTCCACGGCGGTCGCGCGCCGGAACCCGGAGTGGAAGGAGTGGTTTTCCATCACGCACTTGGTGAACAAACAGTCGCCTATCCTCCGCATCGAGATATGGGGTGGCGGATTCCTCGGCAAAGAAGTCAAGGGATTCTGCGACGTCGACCTGTCTCCGGTTCTGCACGACCATGTCCTCATCGATGGCTTGTACGATGTGCGCGGGTGCGGCGGCCAGCTCCGCGTGAAGCTAATCAACATGGATCTCCTGCCTCGCTGGGAACGAACGATTGCGGCCGAGgccgctctgcatgcaattGGCGAAGAAGATCCTGAAGGCGTCCTCGCTCTCATGGTCGATGACGTCAAACGCATGTTCCCCGCCGTCCCGTACAAGGAAATCGCTCTCACGCTCCGAGCCCACGACTGGAGGCGGGCCTTTGCCACCAACGAACTGAAAATCACAGGCGCAAAGAGAGCCCAAA CCACCGCGAACGTGAGAAAGCAGCGTTACATCGACGTCGGTGACCCTGGCGAAggctgcgtcgctctcggcCTCGGGGCCGACGTCGGCGGGAAACACGAATCTTTCATGGAAAGGAAG AAACGGCAGCAAATTCGCGAGGTGGCGAAGATGTTGCCAGATGTCGATCTGGACGAAATCGAACA CACACTGCGAACAAACAACTGGAACGTTTGTGGCGCGGTTGACGAGTTGATTCTCGCACATCGCGAAACTGACATgccgacagaaaagaagggcgATGGCGTGCGAATCACCAGACTCGATACGACCGCTCAAGCTG gCGGATTCGTGGCACTCGAACAACACAAGGGTAGCTTGGAAGTTCGCCACTCgtccgctcttcctccccaGCGAGCAG GAGTTGGCGAGAAGAGATTCCGACAACGCGTCATGATgttcgagaaagaaaaagacaatcAGTCTGGCTCGGTGTAG
- a CDS encoding membrane protein, putative (encoded by transcript TGME49_241820~Predicted trans-membrane domain (TMHMM2.0):22-45:57-80:89-112:139-162:171-194:213-233:252-272): MNGLAGGFAGTGSEGPGVYGSNGGAFGPSSSFGSSLISGTVLGSLMSSVRKVDVTRELVCKGTVSACVGIALGIIASLIVNCTLVEISMSSFFSFYFGLLFVTVGSVILWRIQVTSKMAADVSVGGGEGDQPRKMQLQFFAALIIASGILCFVLKKNWFVGLHPVVKVPLYTLLGIAVAFALTFSLVDMVNYLLGFFQSSVAKPLVESKEQVNLVLFTALLMGGLFGFIFGVLDVEDEVQYHVRLALLREQHLCYPIGAILGGLAGLGNEILRQADEAKFRKLATEFDEEI; this comes from the coding sequence ATGAATGGTTTGGCAGGCGGATTCGCAGGCACAGGATCCGAAGGGCCTGGAGTGTACGGGAGCAACGGCGGAGCCTTTGGTCCGTCGAGCTCTTTCGGATCTTCCCTGATTTCAGGCACCGTGTTGGGGAGCTTAATGAGTTCGGTCAGGAAAGTGGACGTGACTCGCGAGCTCGTCTGCAAAGGCACCGTGTCGGCGTGCGTGGGTATTGCTCTAGGCATCATCGCCTCCCTAATTGTGAACTGCACGCTGGTCGAGATCTCGATGTCCtcattcttctccttttATTTTGGCCTGCTCTTTGTCACCGTCGGCAGCGTCATTCTCTGGCGCATCCAGGTGACTAGCAAAATGGCTGCGGACGTCTCGGTGGGTGGCGGGGAAGGCGACCAGCCCCGCAAGATGCAGCTCCAATTCTTTGCAGCCTTGATTATCGCCTCTGGaattctctgcttcgttctgaagaagaactggTTTGTCGGCCTTCACCCTGTTGTCAAAGTGCCCCTCTACACGCTTCTTGGGATCGCTGTCGCCTTTGCCctcaccttctccctcgtcgaCATGGTAAACTACCTCCTGGGCTTTTTCCAGTCTTCCGTCGCCAAGCCCCTTGTGGAGTCCAAGGAACAAGTCAATCTCGTGCTGTTCACCGCTTTGCTCATGGGTGGCTTGTTCGGCTTCATTTTTGGTGTCCTCGACGTCGAAGACGAGGTCCAGTACCACGTCCGTCTTGCCCTCTTGCGCGAACAGCATCTCTGCTATCCTATAGGCGCCATTCTCGGCGGGCTGGCTGGCCTAGGCAACGAGATCCTGAGACAAGCAGACGAGGCGAAATTCAGAAAACTCGCGACGGAATTCGACGAGGAAATCTAA